ATCAGGTGGTGAACGTGGAGTTGTACGAGGGCAGTCCCGTGGGGGTGAGTCTCGGCTCGGCGGTGGAGCTGGAGGTGGTGGAGACGGAGCCGTCGATGAAGGGCGCCACCGCGTCCGCGTCGTACAAGCCGGCGCGGCTGGAGACGGGTGTGACGGTGCAGGTGCCGCCGTTCATTCAGGTGGGTGATCGGATTCGGGTGGATCCGTCAGAAGGAAAATATATCGAGCGGGCGAAGTAGCCAGGACGGCTTGCCAGGCCCGCGCAACGCGCCGTTCGAGCTCCGCCAGGGTGCCGTCGTTCTCGACGACGAAGTCGGCCAGCGCGCGTTTCTCCTCCATGGACATTTGCGCCTTCAGGTGCCTCGCGACATCGGCCTCGGTGAGCCCGTCGCGCTGGCGCAGCCGTTGCTCCTGGGTCTCGCGCGAGCACGCCACCAACAGGACCGGACGGAGCCAGTGATGGATCTTGGCCTCGAACAGAAGCGGCGCATCGTAGATCACGAAGTCATGGTCGCGCGATCGGTCCACGATGCGCTGTCTGGCCAGGGCGCGGATTCGCGGGTGGGTGATCTCCTCCAGACGCCGGCGCAAGGCGGGTTCCTTGAAGATGATGCCCCGCAGATACGCCCGGTCCAGGGTCTCGTCCTCGCGCAGCGCCTCGCGGCCGAACAGCTCGACGATCTCGCGCCAGGCTTCCTGGCCGGGCTCGACGATCTCGCGCGCCAGCCGGTCGGCGTCGACGAGGGCGGCGCGATCGCTCAGGATCCGCGAAACCGTGCTCTTGCCGGTGGCGATGCCGCCGGTCAGTCCGATGACTCTGGCCATGTTCGTGCTCCGGGGACGGCGCGTCGGCGCGCCGCTGGCTGGTTGGTACCAACTTCCCGTACTTGTGGCAACCGCCGGCGGGATCGGGACTTGACCGCCGCCCCAGGATACTAGGACTCGTGTGGTGACTCGCATGGAACTGCCGTTGCTGGACCTGAAAGCGCAGTACGAGACCATCCGGGAGGAGATCCAGGAGGCGGTGCTGCGGGTGTGCGCGTCGCAGCGGTTCATCCTCGGGCCGGAGGTGGCCGCCCTCGAGGAGGAGGTGGCGGCCTCCACCGGCGTGCGCTTCGCCGTGGGCGTCTCGTCCGGTACCGACGC
The window above is part of the Deltaproteobacteria bacterium genome. Proteins encoded here:
- the coaE gene encoding dephospho-CoA kinase (Dephospho-CoA kinase (CoaE) performs the final step in coenzyme A biosynthesis.): MARVIGLTGGIATGKSTVSRILSDRAALVDADRLAREIVEPGQEAWREIVELFGREALREDETLDRAYLRGIIFKEPALRRRLEEITHPRIRALARQRIVDRSRDHDFVIYDAPLLFEAKIHHWLRPVLLVACSRETQEQRLRQRDGLTEADVARHLKAQMSMEEKRALADFVVENDGTLAELERRVARAWQAVLATSPARYIFLLTDPPESDHPPE